From a single Parambassis ranga chromosome 2, fParRan2.1, whole genome shotgun sequence genomic region:
- the xirp2a gene encoding xin actin-binding repeat-containing protein 2 isoform X1, translating into MEIQSGNGEEVAGATSGFVSRRPSRPQVSDDPVHREDLQAAKRIERFDIPLDSLKRMFEKPAAANTEVATVHTSLSKRVTSSSGAGTDPSAHQTMASPQDASLSAGSEGRSRSGRPEERAPAAEDQEAESVSVKERLAMYQAAVSKKESGGASSAVMMDESEACSLPGGLASVKRQFETQEVTSSSSQSSVTQYHYQQRSVQEVSSSSEVTVRSSAREVAPATTLSRQEVIHDQRVHHNNVAASYGNHYNETVMLVGGEDLPKVSTQALKQQYEKTIEEAAPAKEIKVDVDYNPFQWAPVHQSSSKTSAMTSYDTSSTVKTTSSVASAANEVTDYFPPPPFNLLQESQEIQAQDSATHHKHTVNKEQYFKHKSMAELKRLYKHIHPEVRKNLEEDFLSQLTEAEKAELESKEIVSDVQQACYMFENDGNGSSKCSSPDREDIEWDEILRGEVQSRRWMFENKPLDTIKDETPDENEVRNIAQQEIIAGKDVRYTAWMFETQPMDALGTETSDQTEQSQKQADLARGDVRTATWLFETQPLDYLNKIYQEDEQEMEVIVTKDITGGDVKTARYLFETQHLDSVGKMETIEESHFLNLKSELQEIKGDVKTTTRMFETQPMCVIRGDSGEMLEITTIRREETEKGDVKTSRWMFETQPLDMISKDPTKVKLICSISMEDNIQGGVNKGRWLFETKTLDTIKDEEWESSRRQKEEILGADVRKHCLVFETQPMDSLKDNTNARPLPSEEIVGGDVQSAKHLFETVPMENLKELLEVGKLKKVVTSEEEKGDVRHQKWVFESQPLENIREEKKEITRTVNIEALDKGDVTNYKERFECMDLSKCEGTQKIQVEGVTSGSVKSNRVLFESSPMYAMQDSSGHYHEVRTVRREEIVKGDVRSCRWMFETRPIDEFDESINKFQVIKGISKQEVKSGDVKTAKWLFETQTLDAIKFSNLEDEERKCKEEIEIEKGDVKTCRWLFETQPMDVLYEKVEKSDADVEEVKKGDVKTCTWLFETQTLDNIRDHSESETILKTCTVKQEDIHGKDVRLARFLFETENLENITGQDGSSFRRVTEIDIQSGDVSRMKYIFENRSSDIMSSTSEEMMQRLKTQQAEDIQRGNVVNCMWKFENQPIDAIHDDTKEARETRTVTDVQGGDVDKGRFIFETYSLDRIKEESTETEISKLTSIFRDEKEKGDVKNYTMMFESQPLYAICDKEGHYHEVTTVTKEEIMRGDVVGARWLFETKPLDSIRDSEEVYVIKAVTEEGINKGDVSSARWRFETQPLDEITEEIKVRSKTIADIQGGDVKTNKQRFEADEMSQKYIRTVSVSEIQKGDVRSATWMFETRTIDEIRGDSAEYDGMERVTKEEVMKGDVKQSVWLFEKQPLDSIKETDGTELVVRKEEIPQADVKTTTWLFETTPFHEFNESTMEKTEIIGKSIKETLEELYCQKMVESQGILIETDEIGDVRMAKYKLMNQEAPQIQKEEVIRGDLSNIMMNLLNRREATERAITIDREERGDINTTVKQLFNQEKGINVEKEEIIRGDIQEAMNNLLKNEGSSKRGILIQEDEKGDVRMTIYSLLNKGERASMEKEDIIQGNVSKTLHRLLSNSGGEDSKRIRVGDTERGNVSFYTTCIESGAMDYLKQLQFESSADEEQVQKERIIGGDVEETKMLLRKNQQQVGRTVAEDDIVPGDVCSIVQVFMMEPDITYRNLEKRDIVKGDLNAALDSLTQAINQKVVIEKEEVVKGDIPTTLKSLEKAQHQAKEMEKPEIVRGDIKGALESLEKSASTKTEATVEDLVPGDIKGTLKSLEEAKQTVKEVEKEEIVRGDIHMAMQSLHEASSDKKVYQHQVSEQGDVKATIQLLLEPTSSSPRMQRRGSIEGDVKTSIKCLYEGQEVTQMEKEEVVKGDVQGAIKCLMQRKQYTSQKRTHPPKKAKVQTKNPLTAKQVERECLHEAKSDSVEANLAPTVKNLSQSSESQKHTQRHQESKLLKTQVITQEDHSVTVAKTDNPTGASQQKSMKEQKPKVQPPQKIQAPRPVIMKSKQKTTNDQTQAEAVEAVMKEVQTTSQVKQVCETKTIKQVQTRVTEKTVTHKQNVTVSEQAESKELKQSARNLKAEHRHLDTRAKGVIKKAKPEIHFPPPPSSPPPPSESELSLPPPPSPVTESPASRPSIMRQDSDLPPPPPPPPMECIKSEAEFFPPPPDFLPPPPSQQELNVMPQPPPAKTGKPTGKPLFKVPKQPETPKQPIQVKPKWQKKQPPPPPPPPPPPPPQLPADQEPAAKVEEVKQEAAQQSESAAVTKTSSIPVIKPAQKQSPQPPKKVCVPPLKLPPPPEPAPAPKARPFARKFKTPLMLAEERYRQQKQEEAERSKVTTPSSPPANIHSSAASAEISAAEVVVEATKEAEKAVSTEVTLEPVKKTPSQIPLSKPVISAVNKKSAAGALNVSLEKKSAEQASEKSVKKGQIVSQSHQEASDKEVRSCSSVVTSSSVMEQQQFIKKSSTRSVAATHSAVCENVNLQSQAAVTLKAEDVKNINVALTQEGKMSPSQPTKIPKVTPSFKVKTFKMPAEKKEEKSDSLEQKVAEEEKSKVSQKSQADVKLEGNQVTKTEGKAKEKKSQVTVPAKEAVVEIQTRKMKQVQKNESEVKLSPSVTVLTPKVAKITSAATHQGQGHVSVSHSQQSVTSEHIQRHEEVVVTESVVQTKRQETNTMQTKEVRSKGEPKDVSVKKTHKEEAHTEEITDSEKCSVMQKLQAQIKDLEGTPSKTDSSAVRTIISQVPDWVMGSDEKKNLSEIAKQQSKKKLKEMMVYVKNIIQAKLTIVEKNMTAVEEKEGEKEAPVPPPVPPKPDKKAFSSAKISKISIGSSKTEKKVVEEKKSLQESKVQQELSDVPDHRVSSPLASIRTPSPTFISIESRRVDSPLRVTPSPPPYKSVGTPPPPPRKTYTATSSLSRATPSPILSRSEKMMKLREPTSKLPRGITPPPPMPAPEFITTERARSSSLSDRETPDTSDALVDVAEMVDSMMTVKDKKSFFEEAQKAEVNRMYVRKDPIDIPERLGPDSEEAAEAMTFDLLKEDLPRVDLSKLVNKFESPKPKVYNRKEPIVIAERLGSDTEDADMEPHTPRSEEVHTLNVKAIKDVFETGEHSSQAARELREQIERREPESARSESTSVTEQFCNVDDFGNMTTTEMMSEVHSGSSLTRGNPPSYADVVRGTVPTVVVPLEASTEELLRNFQQSWAESQGVFQNLGFSVTEQRQIVTHQQETVVTENSNSRVRTVQSMSEEGVSHGVADRGQTKLP; encoded by the exons ctgcAGGCAGCGAAGGTAGATCCAGGTCAGGACGTCCTGAGGAGAGGGCCCCCGCTGCGGAGGACCAGGAGGCCGAGTCGGTGTCAGTGAAGGAGCGGCTGGCGATGTATCAGGCTGCCGTGTCCAAGAAGGAAAGCGGCGGCGCCTCCTCTGCTGTG ATGATGGATGAGTCAGAGGCCTGTTCCCTGCCTGGTGGTCTGGCCAGTGTAAAGAGGCAGTTTGAGACCCAGGAGGTCACCTCTTCGTCGTCCCAGTCCAGCGTCACACAGTACCATTACCAACAGCGATCAGTCCAG GAGGTGTCGAGCTCCTCAGAGGTGACAGTGAGAAGCAGTGCCAGAGAGGTTGCCCCCGCCACAACCCTCTCACGACAAGAG GTGATCCATGATCAAAGAGTCCACCATAACAATGTGGCTGCCAGTTACGGGAACCATTACAATGAAACAG TTATGCTTGTCGGAGGAGAGGACCTACCAAAGGTTTCCACTCAGGCTTTGAAGCAGCAGTATGAGAAAACGATTGAGGAAGCCGCACCAGCCAAGGAAATTAAG GTTGATGTGGATTACAACCCCTTTCAGTGGGCACCGGTGCACCAGTCCTCCTCTAAAACTTCTGCTATGACAAGCTATGACACTTCCTCCACTGTAAAGACTACTTCATCTGTAGCATCAGCTGCCAATGAGGTGACGGACTACTTCCCTCCCCCACCTTTCAACCTGCTGCAAGAATCGCAGGAAATCCAGGCTCAGGACTCGGCGacccaccacaaacacaccgtcAACAAGGAGCAGTACTTTAAACACAAGAGCATGGCTGAACTGAAGCGCCTCTACAAGCATATACACCCAGAGGTGCGCAAGAACCTTGAAGAAGACTTCTTGAGTCAGCTCACTGAAGCGGAGAAGGCCGAGTTAGAGAGCAAAGAAATAGTGAGTGATGTTCAGCAGGCCTGCTACATGTTCGAGAACGACGGCAATGGCTCCAGTAAGTGTTCAAGTCCTGACCGAGAGGACATAGAGTGGGACGAGATTCTCAGAGGGGAGGTGCAGTCTAGGCGCTGGATGTTTGAGAACAAGCCGCTAGACACAATCAAAGATGAGACCCCAGATGAGAATGAGGTGAGGAACATCGCCCAGCAGGAAATCATTGCAGGAAAAGATGTCAGATACACAGCTTGGATGTTTGAGACTCAGCCCATGGACGCTCTGGGGACAGAGACTTCTGACCAGACAGAGCAGTCACAGAAACAGGCTGATCTGGCGAGAGGAGATGTCCGAACAGCCACCTGGCTTTTTGAAACGCAGCCACTCGACTATTTGAATAAGATCTACCAAGAAGATGAGCAGGAGATGGAGGTTATTGTCACTAAGGACATCACCGGAGGTGACGTCAAAACCGCCAGGTACCTCTTTGAGACACAGCATCTGGATAGTGTGGGTAAAATGGAAACCATTGAGGAGAGCCACTTCCTGAACCTCAagtctgagctgcaggagaTTAAAGGAGACGTGAAGACAACCACGCGCATGTTTGAGACGCAACCTATGTGTGTCATCCGCGGGGACTCAGGTGAGATGCTGGAAATCACCACCATCCGCAGGGAAGAGACCGAGAAAGGAGACGTGAAGACATCACGCTGGATGTTTGAAACCCAGCCGCTGGATATGATCAGCAAAGACCCGACCAAAGTAAAGCTGATATGTAGTATTTCCATGGAAGACAACATTCAGGGCGGCGTGAACAAAGGAAGATGGCTGTTTGAGACAAAGACACTCGACACCATAAAGGATGAAGAATGGGAGAGCTCCAGAAGGCAAAAGGAGGAAATACTTGGAGCTGATGTAAGGAAGCACTGCCTCGTCTTTGAGACTCAGCCGATGGATAGTCTGAAAGATAACACCAACGCTCGACCTTTGCCCTCTGAGGAAATTGTAGGTGGTGATGTTCAGTCGGCTAAACATCTGTTTGAAACGGTACCCATGGAGAATCTGAAAGAGCTCCTTGAAGTGGGAAAGCTAAAGAAAGTGGTTACATCTGAGGAGGAAAAGGGTGACGTGAGGCATCAGAAGTGGGTCTTTGAAAGCCAGCCGCTGGAGAACatcagggaggagaagaaggagatcACAAGGACAGTGAACATTGAAGCTCTGGACAAAGGTGACGTGACAAACTATAAAGAAAGGTTTGAATGTATGGATTTAAGCAAATGTGAAGGAACACAGAAGATTCAAGTCGAAGGCGTCACAAGTGGATCCGTCAAATCCAACCGAGTCCTCTTTGAATCCAGCCCGATGTACGCGATGCAAGACAGCTCTGGTCATTACCATGAGGTGAGGACGGTGAGGCGTGAGGAGATTGTGAAAGGAGACGTGCGCAGCTGCAGGTGGATGTTTGAAACACGCCCTATTGATGAATTTGACGAGAGCATCAATAAATTTCAGGTCATAAAGGGCATatccaaacaggaagtgaagtctGGAGATGTCAAAACAGCAAAGTGGCTGTTTGAAACTCAAACGCTGGATGCCATAAAATTTAGCAACTTGGAGGATGAAGAGCGTAAATGTAAAGAGGAAATTGAAATTGAGAAAGGGGATGTAAAGACTTGTAGGTGGCTGTTTGAGACTCAGCCGATGGACGTTCTGTATGAAAAGGTGGAGAAGAGTGACGCTGATGTGGAAGAAGTGAAAAAAGGTGACGTGAAAACGTGCACTTGGCTTTTTGAGACCCAGACGCTGGACAACATACGTGACCATTCAGAGTCTGAGACCATCCTGAAAACCTGCACCGTGAAACAGGAGGACATCCACGGCAAGGACGTGCGTCTGGCTCGATTCCTCTTCGAGACCGAGAATCTGGAAAACATCACAGGCCAGGACGGCAGCTCTTTCAGGAGGGTCACGGAAATCGACATCCAGTCTGGTGACGTGTCCAGAATGAAGTACATCTTCGAGAACCGCTCCTCTGACATTATGAGCTCCACGTCTGAGGAAATGATGCAGCGGCTGAAGACGCAGCAGGCCGAGGACATCCAGAGGGGCAACGTTGTTAACTGCATGTGGAAGTTTGAGAACCAGCCAATAGATGCCATCCACGACGACACCAAAGAGGCGCGGGAAACACGCACCGTGACTGATGTTCAGGGAGGAGATGTTGACAAAGGCCGCTTCATTTTTGAGACGTATTCTCTAGATAGAATAAAAGAGGAGTCCACTGAGACTGAGATTTCAAAACTGACAAGTATCTTTAGAGATGAAAAAGAGAAGGGAGATGTGAAAAACTACACCATGATGTTTGAATCTCAGCCGCTGTATGCCATCTGTGACAAGGAAGGCCATTATCATGAAGTAACTACAGTCACTAAGGAGGAAATCATGAGAGGGGATGTGGTGGGGGCCAGGTGGCTGTTCGAAACAAAGCCTCTGGATTCAATCAGAGATTCAGAGGAGGTGTACGTTATTAAAGCTGTGACTGAGGAAGGCATCAACAAGGGAGACGTTAGCTCGGCTAGGTGGAGGTTTGAGACGCAGCCGCTGGATGAAATTACAGAGGAAATTAAAGTGAGGTCAAAGACGATCGCAGACATCCAAGGCGGcgatgtaaaaacaaacaagcagcgATTTGAGGCCGATGAGATGTCTCAAAAGTACATCAGGACGGTTAGCGTGAGTGAAATCCAAAAAGGCGATGTCAGATCTGCCACGTGGATGTTTGAAACCCGCACAATTGATGAAATCCGCGGCGACAGTGCAGAGTACGACGGCATGGAGAGAGTGACTAAAGAGGAAGTAATGAAAGGGGACGTCAAACAGTCTGTGTGGCTCTTTGAGAAGCAGCCTCTCGACAGCATCAAAGAGACGGACGGCACAGAGCTTGTtgtgagaaaagaagaaatcCCACAGGCGGACGTGAAGACGACAACATGGCTATTTGAAACCACTCCATTTCATGAATTCAATGAGAGCACCATGGAAAAGACAGAAATCATAGGTAAAAGCATCAAAGAGACGCTCGAGGAACTGTACTGTCAGAAAATGGTGGAGTCACAGGGTATTCTTATCGAAACGGACGAGATCGGTGATGTCCGCATGGCAAAGTATAAACTGATGAACCAGGAGGCTCCACAAATCCAGAAAGAAGAGGTTATCAGAGGCGATCTGAGCAACATAATGATGAACCTCCTGAACCGCAGAGAGGCGACGGAAAGGGCCATAACAATTGACAGGGAGGAGCGGGGCGACATCAACACCACAGTGAAGCAGTTATTCAACCAGGAAAAAGGAATAAACGTGGAGAAGGAAGAAATTATCCGGGGTGACATTCAAGAGGCCATGAACAACCTGCTGAAGAACGAAGGCTCCTCCAAGCGTGGCATTCTGATTCAAGAGGATGAAAAAGGAGACGTGAGGATGACTATTTATTCTCTGTTAAATAAAGGGGAGAGAGCCAGCATGGAGAAGGAGGACATCATTCAGGGGAATGTCAGCAAGACTCTTCATCGTCTCCTCTCCAACTCCGGCGGAGAGGACTCTAAAAGGATAAGAgtgggagacacagagagaggtaaCGTCAGCTTTTACACCACCTGCATCGAGTCTGGAGCGATGGATTACCTGAAGCAGCTCCAGTTTGAGTCCAGTGCCGACGAGGAGCAAGTGCAGAAGGAGCGAATCATAGGCGGCGACGTTGAAGAGACCAAAATGTTGCTGCGTAAGAATCAGCAGCAGGTCGGTCGCACTGTGGCGGAGGACGATATAGTCCCGGGTGATGTGTGCAGCATTGTTCAAGTCTTTATGATGGAGCCTGATATCACCTACAGAAACCTAGAGAAAAGAGACATTGTTAAAGGAGACCTGAATGCAGCACTGGATTCACTGACCCAAGCCATCAACCAAAAAGTGGTAATAGAGAAAGAGGAGGTGGTGAAGGGAGACATACCCACTACTCTAAAGTCTCTGGAGAAGGCCCAGCATCAGGCCAAAGAAATGGAAAAGCCTGAAATTGTCAGAGGAGACATTAAGGGTGCTCTCGAGTCACTGGAGAAATCAGCATCCACCAAAACAGAAGCGACTGTTGAAGATTTAGTGCCAGGCGACATAAAAGGGACCCTGAAGTCTCTGGAGGAGGCAAAGCAAACAGTGAAGGAGGTGGAAAAGGAGGAGATTGTCAGAGGAGACATCCACATGGCCATGCAGAGTTTACACGAGGCGTCGAGCGACAAGAAGGTTTACCAGCACCAAGTGAGCGAACAAGGGGACGTCAAAGCCACCATCCAGCTCCTGCTAGAGCCGACGTCGTCTTCTCCGAGAATGCAGCGCAGAGGCAGCATCGAAGGCGACGTGAAAACATCCATAAAGTGTCTCTATGAAGGGCAGGAGGTGACACAGATGGAAAAGGAAGAGGTGGTGAAAGGCGATGTTCAAGGAGCTATAAAGTGTCTGATGCAAAGAAAGCAGTACACAAGTCAGAAGCGCACACATCCTCCCAAGAAAGCAAAAGTGCAAACAAAAAATCCATTAACCGCAAAGCAGGTGGAGCGCGAATGCTTACACGAAGCGAAGAGCGACAGCGTTGAAGCCAATCTGGCCCCTACTGTGAAAAACCTTTCTCAGAGCAGTgagtcacagaaacacacacagaggcaccagGAAAGCAAATTGTTGAAAACACAGGTAATAACCCAAGAGGACCACTCTGTTACTGTAGCCAAAACAGACAATCCCACAGGGGCCTCTCAGCAGAAGAGCATGAAGGAACAGAAGCCGAAAGTGCAGCCACCTCAGAAAATACAAGCTCCGAGGCCTGTCATCATGAAGAGTAAACAAAAGACGACTAATGATCAAACACAGGCTGAGGCTGTTGAGGCTGTGATGAAAGAAGTACAAACCACATCACAGGTGAAGCAAGTGTGTGAGACAAAGACAATCAAACAGGTGCAGACGAGAGTGACGGAGAAAAcggtcacacacaaacaaaatgtgacCGTATCAGAGCAGGCGGAGAGCAAGGAGCTGAAGCAGAGCGCCAGAAATCTGAAGGCCGAACACCGCCACCTCGACACGAGAGCCAAAGGTGTCATTAAAAAGGCGAAGCCTGAGATTCACTTTCCTCCGCCTCCCTCttcaccacctccaccctcagAGTCTGAGCTGTCCCtccctccaccaccatctccgGTAACAGAGAGTCCAGCATCCCGGCCTTCTATCATGAGGCAGGACAGCGACCTGCCACCTCCACCGCCTCCGCCTCCCATGGAATGCATAAAATCAGAGGCTGAATTTTTCCCTCCTCCGCCAGAttttcttcctccacctccctcacagcaggagctgaacGTGATGCCTCAGCCTCCCCCGGCCAAAACAGGCAAACCCACCGGCAAGCCTTTATTCAAAGTGCCCAAGCAGCCAGAAACACCGAAGCAGCCTATACAGGTTAAACCAAAATGGCAGAAAAAACaaccccctcctccaccacctccaccgcCTCCACCACCTCCCCAGCTCCCAGCTGATCAGGAACCAGCAGCCAAAGTTGAGGAGGTGAAACAGGAAGCGGCACAACAGAGTGAATCAGCAGCAGTAACAAAAACATCGAGCATCCCAGTCATAAAACCAGCACAGAAACAAAGCCCACAGCCACCTAAAAAGGTGTGTGTCCCACCGCTTAAACTGCCTCCACCTCCTGAACCTGCTCCTGCCCCAAAAGCAAGGCCGTTCGCTCGCAAATTTAAAACCCCTCTCATGCTCGCAGAGGAACGTTATCGCCaacagaagcaggaggaagCGGAGAGGAGTAAAGTCACTACTCCAAGTTCTCCACCCGCCAATATTCACTCCTCTGCTGCCAGTGctgagatttctgcagcagaagTGGTTGTGGAAGCTACAAAGGAGGCCGAGAAAGCTGTTTCCACAGAAGTAACGTTAGAACCTGTGAAGAAAACCCCTTCCCAGATCCCCTTAAGTAAACCTGTGATCTCAGCGGTgaataaaaaatcagctgctggagctttAAATGTGTCTTTGGAAAAAAAGTCTGCTGAGCAGGCTTcagaaaaaagtgttaaaaaggGTCAAATTGTTTCACAGTCCCATCAGGAGGCCTCAGATAAAGAAGTCCGGTCATGCTCCAGCGTGGTCACTTCCTCCTCAGtcatggagcagcagcagtttattaAGAAATCCAGCACCAGGTCTGTCGCTGCCACACACAGCGCTGTCTGCGAAAATGTAAATCTTCAAAGCCAGGCCGCGGTCACATTGAAAGCTGAGGATGTAAAGAATATTAATGTGGCTCTGACACAGGAGGGGAAAATGAGTCCCTCTCAGCCCACTAAAATTCCAAAGGTAACTCCAAGTTTCAAGGTGAAAACCTTCAAGATGCCAGccgagaagaaagaggagaagtCTGACAGTTTGGAACAAAAAGtggcagaagaagagaaaagtaAGGTGTCACAGAAAAGTCAGGCAGACGTGAAACTGGAAGGCAACCAGGTGACGAAAACAGAAGGCAAagcaaaagagaagaagagtcaGGTGACCGTACCTGCGAAGGAAGCCGTGGTGGAGATCCAGACGAGGAAAATGAAGCAGgtgcaaaaaaatgaaagcgAAGTAAAGCTGTCGCCATCGGTTACCGTGTTAACGCCGAAGGTGGCTAAGATAACATCTGCAGCAACCCACCAAGGACAaggccatgtctctgtctcccacAGTCAGCAGAGCGTGACGTCAGAGCACATCCAGAGACACGAGGAGGTGGTCGTGACCGAGAGCGTGGTTCAAACCAAGCGGCAGGAGACAAATACAATGCAGACAAAGGAAGTAAGGTCAAAAGGTGAGCCTAAGGATGTGTCGGTGAAAAAGACCCATAAAGAGGAGGCTCACACAGAAGAGATCACAGATTCAGAGAAATGCAGTGTGATGCAGAAGCTGCAGGCTCAAATAAAGGACCTGGAGGGCACGCCGAGCAAAACAGACTCCAGTGCTGTCAGGACGATCATAAGCCAAGTCCCTGACTGGGTAATGGGCTCGGACGAGAAAAAGAATTTAAGTGAAATTGCCAAACAGCAAAGCAAGAAGAAGCTGAAAGAGATGATGGTGTATGTGAAAAACATCATTCAAGCAAAGCTCACAATTGTGGAGAAAAACATGACAGCagtggaggaaaaagaaggagaaaaggaaGCACCGGTGCCGCCGCCGGTTCCTCCAAAGCCAGATAAAAAAGCTTTCAGCAGTGCAAAGATTTCAAAGATTAGCATCGGCTCTTCCAAAACTGAAAAgaaggtggtggaggagaagaagtcGCTGCAGGAGAGCAAAGTGCAGCAGGAGCTGAGCGACGTGCCCGATCACAGGGTGTCCTCCCCGCTAGCCAGCATCCGCACTCCATCACCCACTTTTATTAGCATCGAATCAAGAAGGGTCGACTCGCCGCTCAGAGTGACTCCATCTCCTCCGCCCTACAAATCGGTCGGGacccctccgcctcctcctcgcAAGACATACACGGCAACGTCCTCCCTCAGCAGGGCCACGCCTTCTCCCATCCTGAGCCGCTCTGAGAAGATGATGAAACTGAGGGAGCCGACCTCCAAGCTTCCTCGTGGCATCACTCCTCCGCCTCCCATGCCAGCGCCAGAGTTCATCACCACTGAGAGAGCGCGCTCGTCCTCACTGAGCGACAGGGAGACGCCCGATACAAGTGACGCGCTGGTGGATGTGGCGGAAATGGTGGATTCTATGATGACGGTGAAGGACAAAAAGTCTTTCTTTGAGGAGGCTCAGAAGGCCGAGGTGAACAGGATGTATGTCCGGAAGGATCCCATCGACATCCCCGAACGCTTGGGACCTGACAGTGAGGAAGCCGCTGAAgctatgacctttgaccttttgaaAGAGGATCTGCCAAGAGTTGATTTATCAAAGCTTGTGAACAAGTTTGAATCTCCAAAACCAAAGGTGTACAACAGGAAAGAGCCCATTGTGATAGCAGAGAGGCTCGGGAGTGACACTGAGGATGCAGATATGGAACCACACACGCCGAGGTCTGAGGAGGTCCACACATTAAATGTTAAAGCAATCAAGGATGTGTTTGAGACTGGAGAACATAGTTCTCAAGCTGCCCGGGAGCTGAGAGAACAAATAGAACGAAGAGAACCTGAATCAGCTCGCTCCGAATCTACATCGGTCACTGAGCAGTTCTGCAACGTTGACGACTTCGgaaacatgacaacaacagaGATGATGAGCGAGGTGCATTCTGGAAGCTCTCTGACCCGTGGAAACCCTCCATCCTACGCCGACGTGGTGAGGGGCACAGTTCCCACAGTCGTGGTGCCCCTTGAGGCCTCCACCGAGGAACTGCTGAGAAACTTCCAGCAGTCGTGGGCCGAGAGCCAAGGAGTCTTCCAGAACCTGGGCTTCAGCGTGACGGaacagaggcagattgtaaCGCACCAGCAGGAGACTGTCGTGACGG AAAATTCGAATTCCAGAGTCCGAACTGTGCAGAGCATGTCGGAAGAGGGTGTATCCCATGGAGTCGCTGATCGCGGACAAACAAAACTACCATAA